In the Rubripirellula tenax genome, one interval contains:
- a CDS encoding HD-GYP domain-containing protein produces MGLEKVSVSIDQLAIGVTCSQPIVSDRGILLLGAKTCITQQVITGLRERGIDYISVDPSDLALLRGKPKAVVTPKPARPKDSKWDPSRPVKEMLVSRHGESLSTARAEYLANRMTAAKKQFELLQHGISRGALHSLSDFDALSENFVHSMVDDHDQTVGSMSDHVSVDPIGERSVRMAVLGMSVACEMGLTGKQTLEVGMAGLLHDLGLYVLDPDLWCGVDLQSESDRWEYQKHPLLTARCIGDAIQVSPIVCIAIEQVHEQFDGSGFPRGVKGQRIHLYARILNVVDAYLQLTSPTAHRGPVLPHDAMGVLLHRAAKGIFDPQVIKAFLSIESLFPLGSHVELSTGQLARVIRRPQNGFSLPLVKSLEGELIDLEKSSIAVVRPRPTGGEETVRLSQEWMQACQWNPAQDSFVV; encoded by the coding sequence ATGGGGCTCGAAAAGGTTTCCGTATCGATTGATCAGCTGGCGATAGGTGTGACGTGTAGTCAGCCGATCGTTTCGGATCGCGGCATCCTTTTACTTGGTGCCAAGACCTGCATCACGCAGCAGGTGATCACGGGGCTTCGCGAACGCGGCATCGATTACATTTCGGTTGACCCTAGCGATTTGGCTCTGTTGCGAGGGAAGCCAAAGGCCGTTGTCACGCCAAAACCGGCGCGACCCAAGGACTCAAAATGGGATCCGTCGCGACCGGTCAAGGAGATGCTGGTTAGCCGTCATGGCGAATCGCTCAGCACGGCTCGCGCCGAGTACCTTGCCAATCGAATGACGGCCGCCAAGAAACAATTCGAACTACTGCAGCACGGAATATCACGCGGCGCGCTGCATTCTCTCTCGGATTTCGACGCGCTGTCAGAGAATTTTGTCCATTCGATGGTTGATGACCACGATCAAACCGTCGGTTCGATGAGCGATCATGTTTCCGTCGACCCGATTGGTGAACGATCGGTGCGGATGGCGGTGCTCGGCATGTCGGTGGCTTGCGAGATGGGTTTGACAGGAAAGCAAACATTAGAAGTCGGGATGGCGGGTCTGCTGCATGACCTGGGTTTGTATGTGCTGGATCCCGACTTGTGGTGCGGCGTCGATCTGCAAAGTGAATCCGATCGCTGGGAGTATCAGAAACACCCTTTGCTGACAGCCAGGTGTATCGGCGACGCGATCCAGGTTTCCCCGATCGTTTGCATCGCGATTGAACAGGTTCATGAACAGTTCGATGGCTCAGGGTTTCCTCGCGGTGTGAAGGGACAACGCATTCACTTGTACGCTCGAATTTTGAACGTCGTCGACGCCTATCTGCAGCTAACGTCGCCGACCGCCCACCGTGGGCCCGTCCTTCCGCACGACGCGATGGGCGTGCTTTTGCACCGGGCTGCCAAAGGCATTTTTGACCCACAAGTCATCAAAGCCTTCTTGAGTATCGAATCGCTGTTTCCATTGGGCAGCCATGTCGAATTGAGTACCGGCCAGCTTGCCCGTGTGATCCGCCGCCCGCAAAACGGATTTTCGCTGCCGCTGGTCAAATCGCTCGAGGGGGAACTGATCGACTTAGAGAAATCTTCGATCGCAGTGGTTCGCCCGCGGCCGACCGGAGGTGAAGAGACGGTCCGATTGAGCCAAGAATGGATGCAGGCCTGCCAGTGGAACCCTGCCCAAGACTCCTTTGTCGTCTGA
- a CDS encoding rhomboid family intramembrane serine protease — MLFIYGTDAPLYHYPIVTTAMVVINIAVHFALMLFDVDPTPCILAFGDGYHPIQWLTHNFLHAGLLHLFGNMLFLFPFGMVVEGKLGWLRMLILYLAIGTFQGFTQQTIMLPSDPAGDAESLVSMLDDPDSPLDAETREELKKQFRQDLMKDGFGSLGASAVIFGLLAVCVIWAPSNNFDVYFRWSLFVSAPDGGVREWAISTVCAIFVAKEVFMFWMTGMPISSEALHLNGFIVGGVCGFGMLLLGWVDCEGFDLVSLLQGKPFVAKSVVARQKREHAEYLASIKPAGPPQAVVPKLAHQIQQVAPPRPSPVIAKKPTAQIPPAPLPIPTTISSATNVDLFDDDLALPDFDDGAVIVDPIAQAQEEIDTMIAQNRFIEAVREFAAIRKNDPVFVLHPRSMDRLAEGLIRSQQSKPAMTVLGIGCQTYPVDAPRWRIRMAELHLSDPADPIAAIKQLRLIDKEMLDPSTRNRYVEIGTQAKQLAQR; from the coding sequence ATGCTATTCATTTACGGCACCGACGCACCGCTCTATCACTATCCGATCGTGACGACGGCAATGGTGGTCATCAACATCGCCGTTCACTTTGCGCTGATGTTGTTCGATGTCGACCCGACACCCTGCATCCTTGCGTTTGGCGACGGCTATCATCCGATCCAATGGTTGACGCACAATTTTTTGCACGCTGGGTTGTTGCACCTGTTCGGCAACATGCTTTTCCTGTTCCCGTTTGGAATGGTGGTCGAAGGCAAACTCGGATGGCTGCGAATGCTGATCCTTTACTTGGCGATCGGCACATTCCAAGGATTCACGCAACAGACGATCATGCTGCCGTCCGACCCGGCCGGTGATGCCGAATCGTTGGTTTCGATGCTAGACGATCCCGACAGTCCGCTTGATGCGGAAACACGCGAGGAATTGAAAAAACAGTTTCGACAAGACTTGATGAAGGACGGTTTCGGGTCCCTGGGCGCATCGGCAGTCATATTTGGACTTTTGGCCGTGTGTGTGATCTGGGCACCGAGCAACAACTTCGATGTTTACTTTCGTTGGAGCCTGTTCGTATCGGCGCCGGACGGTGGTGTACGCGAGTGGGCGATATCAACGGTATGCGCGATCTTTGTCGCCAAAGAAGTGTTCATGTTTTGGATGACGGGAATGCCGATCAGCAGCGAAGCGTTGCACCTCAACGGCTTTATCGTCGGTGGCGTTTGCGGGTTCGGCATGCTTTTGTTGGGTTGGGTCGATTGCGAGGGATTTGATCTGGTTTCACTATTGCAAGGAAAACCGTTCGTCGCAAAGTCCGTCGTCGCGCGTCAAAAACGCGAACACGCCGAGTACCTCGCGTCGATCAAGCCGGCCGGACCTCCCCAAGCCGTCGTGCCAAAGCTTGCCCATCAAATCCAGCAAGTGGCACCGCCAAGACCATCCCCCGTGATCGCCAAGAAACCCACGGCCCAAATCCCTCCGGCGCCGTTGCCGATTCCAACGACGATATCGAGCGCGACGAACGTCGACCTGTTTGACGACGATCTCGCCCTGCCCGACTTTGACGACGGCGCCGTGATCGTTGACCCGATCGCGCAAGCGCAGGAAGAGATCGATACCATGATCGCCCAGAATCGATTTATCGAAGCGGTGCGCGAGTTCGCCGCGATTCGGAAAAACGATCCGGTATTCGTACTTCACCCACGGTCCATGGATCGGTTAGCCGAAGGATTGATTCGTTCGCAGCAAAGTAAACCGGCGATGACCGTTCTTGGGATCGGTTGCCAGACTTACCCCGTCGATGCACCACGCTGGCGAATCCGAATGGCCGAGCTTCACCTGTCCGATCCGGCGGACCCCATCGCAGCGATCAAGCAACTTCGCTTGATTGACAAGGAAATGTTGGACCCGTCGACGCGAAATCGTTATGTCGAAATCGGGACGCAGGCAAAACAACTCGCCCAGCGCTAA
- a CDS encoding aminotransferase class V-fold PLP-dependent enzyme, which translates to MVMGKNRSSVSTTDGGSATKIAAPVTLGFDPSDEKLLSEPWKWWRDQMPVARKIAYFDHAAVAPLSQPAATAIAELTNDALTSGDSNWPSWSARLGNLRKSASSLLNCSIDEICLIPNTTTGINFVADGWPWEPGDNVILPNGEFPSNLFPWMNQKSKGVEVRIVPRRSDAYGESEVSVDDLIDRIDASTRIIAVSWVGYASGFRMDIDSLVHRAHERGVAVFLDAIQGLGMYPLDLAKTPVDFLAADGHKWLLGPEGAGVAMIRRDHLDRLRCGTVGWGSVKNSHNYNAPAFDLKDDATRFEPGSPNMLGGAALAASMEIFLRVRHVHGDQAIENRVLDLTEQLDQKLSGVGATTSLPADRRHRSGILNFSLPGVAAATFRERAIEQNIVLSCRGAGVRASVHAYNDDDDIDRLVAVADSF; encoded by the coding sequence ATGGTAATGGGCAAAAATCGTTCCTCCGTTTCGACAACCGACGGCGGATCGGCGACTAAGATAGCAGCACCGGTCACGCTCGGGTTCGACCCTAGCGACGAAAAATTGCTCAGCGAACCCTGGAAATGGTGGCGAGACCAGATGCCGGTGGCTCGGAAAATCGCCTACTTTGACCACGCCGCGGTCGCTCCGCTCAGCCAACCGGCGGCCACCGCGATCGCAGAATTGACCAACGACGCCCTGACTTCGGGCGATTCCAATTGGCCGTCGTGGTCGGCTCGGTTGGGAAATCTTCGGAAGTCCGCATCTTCGCTGCTGAACTGCTCAATCGACGAAATTTGCCTGATTCCCAATACAACCACGGGCATAAACTTCGTCGCCGACGGCTGGCCCTGGGAACCGGGCGACAACGTGATTTTGCCAAACGGCGAATTTCCATCGAATCTTTTCCCTTGGATGAACCAAAAATCCAAAGGCGTCGAGGTACGTATCGTTCCCCGGCGATCCGATGCATATGGCGAAAGCGAAGTCTCGGTCGATGACCTAATCGACCGAATTGACGCATCCACACGGATCATCGCTGTCAGCTGGGTCGGGTATGCCAGCGGATTTCGCATGGATATCGATTCATTGGTCCACCGAGCCCATGAACGAGGGGTCGCGGTTTTCTTGGATGCGATCCAGGGGCTGGGGATGTACCCGCTGGATTTGGCCAAAACGCCAGTGGATTTCCTGGCGGCGGACGGACATAAATGGCTGCTCGGCCCCGAGGGTGCCGGTGTGGCGATGATCCGCCGCGACCATTTGGACCGGCTACGCTGCGGCACGGTGGGTTGGGGTAGCGTCAAGAATTCGCACAACTACAACGCGCCCGCGTTCGACTTAAAAGATGACGCGACTCGATTCGAACCCGGCTCGCCCAACATGCTCGGCGGCGCAGCGTTGGCAGCCAGTATGGAAATATTCCTTCGTGTGCGTCACGTCCACGGCGATCAAGCGATCGAGAATCGCGTGCTGGACTTGACCGAGCAACTTGACCAGAAACTAAGCGGCGTGGGCGCAACAACATCGCTGCCCGCCGACCGACGACATCGCAGCGGCATCCTGAATTTCTCGCTGCCGGGCGTAGCGGCGGCGACGTTTCGCGAGCGTGCGATTGAACAAAATATTGTGCTCAGCTGTCGTGGTGCGGGCGTACGCGCCAGCGTTCATGCCTACAATGACGACGACGATATCGACCGGTTGGTCGCCGTCGCTGATTCGTTCTAA
- the coaD gene encoding pantetheine-phosphate adenylyltransferase: protein MTPKSRIAVYTGSFDPITLGHLHIIQRAAPLFDQLVIGIGTNAEKTSLFQPAQRVELVQQVTEELPNVRVQTFDGLAVDFVRSVDAHVMIRGIRPLTDIAGEFTMMMANHQLDPGIETLFLMAAERFAHISSSLLKQIAALSDDDVQLAKFVPKQIIGPLREKLR, encoded by the coding sequence GTGACGCCTAAATCGCGCATCGCCGTTTACACCGGCTCGTTCGACCCTATCACCTTAGGACACTTGCACATCATCCAGCGCGCCGCGCCGCTGTTCGATCAATTGGTAATCGGCATCGGTACCAACGCCGAAAAGACGTCACTGTTTCAACCTGCCCAACGCGTCGAATTGGTTCAACAGGTCACCGAAGAATTGCCTAATGTTCGAGTCCAAACGTTTGATGGGCTAGCCGTTGATTTCGTACGCAGCGTCGACGCCCACGTCATGATTCGTGGCATCCGACCGTTGACCGACATCGCCGGTGAATTCACGATGATGATGGCGAACCATCAATTGGACCCCGGTATCGAAACGTTGTTCCTGATGGCGGCCGAGCGGTTCGCGCACATCAGCAGTTCGCTGCTGAAGCAAATCGCGGCGCTGAGCGATGACGACGTACAATTGGCAAAGTTTGTTCCGAAACAGATCATCGGCCCGCTCCGCGAAAAGCTGCGCTAA
- a CDS encoding phosphatase PAP2 family protein yields the protein MTTQRIRPATGGTAVFGKPIAEEVAKFRMATLLWMAGITILMVPLATLVDVPISRWFSHAPLSKEIGQVLDLSSYYAHGTGVFLILLGVIVLAPTRRWYVPRLATLAMGAGAVATLTKMFVLRPRPNSLNLDAASYDFAWVWSFDWSLDHIANFDASTRAFPSASLATAAALTVGLWVVLPLGRWMFVMICIGTMLQRLACGAHFVSDLFGSASIGLAWAFVCFHPAMLGSLFDKMEPDRVPRRRSRSYGSPSVRQSEGRALRMKERRNTPASADTAASDEESDRFAA from the coding sequence ATGACCACACAACGAATTCGACCAGCGACCGGCGGAACTGCCGTATTCGGAAAACCGATCGCTGAAGAAGTTGCAAAGTTTCGGATGGCCACCTTGTTGTGGATGGCCGGCATCACGATTTTGATGGTCCCGCTTGCAACGCTGGTCGACGTTCCGATCTCGCGATGGTTTTCGCACGCACCGCTTTCGAAAGAGATCGGTCAAGTTCTTGATCTGTCTAGCTACTATGCCCACGGCACGGGCGTATTTTTGATTTTGTTGGGTGTGATTGTATTGGCGCCGACGCGGCGTTGGTACGTGCCGCGATTGGCCACCCTTGCGATGGGCGCCGGCGCGGTGGCGACCCTGACCAAGATGTTTGTACTGCGCCCGCGTCCGAACAGTTTGAATCTTGATGCGGCCAGCTATGATTTCGCTTGGGTCTGGTCATTCGATTGGTCGCTTGACCATATCGCAAATTTCGACGCCAGCACACGAGCATTCCCCAGTGCGTCGCTTGCCACGGCAGCCGCGTTGACGGTGGGATTGTGGGTTGTCTTGCCGCTGGGCCGCTGGATGTTTGTGATGATCTGCATCGGCACCATGTTGCAACGGCTGGCGTGCGGAGCTCACTTCGTCAGCGATCTGTTTGGTTCGGCATCGATCGGATTGGCTTGGGCGTTCGTGTGCTTCCACCCCGCGATGCTTGGCAGCCTGTTTGACAAGATGGAGCCGGATCGAGTGCCCCGACGGCGATCGCGGTCTTATGGAAGTCCTTCGGTACGTCAGTCTGAAGGTCGTGCCCTACGGATGAAAGAGCGCCGAAACACACCTGCATCCGCGGATACCGCCGCGTCCGACGAAGAATCGGACCGGTTCGCCGCTTAA
- a CDS encoding DUF6655 family protein yields MTVTHNRIVPGDTRTNRRRFRQSLTVCVAFTLLTIWVTGCANTKTSSTARTGTEQLLISSAIDRSMSNVHFDDFAGYKVFIEEKYLDSVDKGYLVASLRHKVLQSGGQLVAAADAADVVVEARSGGVGTDLQESYLGIPSLGIPGMPIELPEIKFASRNTQMGTAKLGLVCYDAKTGKAMGLGGESTALTHNNDTYLLGMGPFRSGSVLDQREKAVGFNGVGGSFMSSPTHIARSRPVDMVDRPIDNTFEGIPQIADLPDGLSTTR; encoded by the coding sequence ATGACTGTAACTCACAACAGAATAGTTCCCGGCGACACTCGCACGAACCGCCGCCGCTTCCGCCAATCGCTGACGGTGTGCGTCGCATTCACCCTACTGACGATCTGGGTTACCGGCTGCGCAAACACGAAAACTTCAAGCACCGCGCGAACGGGCACCGAACAGCTACTGATTTCGTCGGCAATCGATCGATCGATGTCGAACGTCCACTTTGACGACTTCGCCGGCTACAAAGTCTTCATCGAAGAGAAGTATCTCGACTCCGTCGATAAAGGTTACCTAGTGGCTTCACTCCGCCACAAAGTCCTGCAATCGGGCGGCCAACTCGTGGCAGCAGCCGACGCAGCAGACGTCGTCGTTGAAGCTCGCAGTGGTGGCGTCGGAACGGACCTTCAAGAGAGCTATTTAGGGATCCCTTCCCTCGGTATCCCCGGCATGCCGATCGAACTTCCCGAAATCAAGTTCGCGTCCCGCAATACACAAATGGGCACAGCGAAACTGGGCCTGGTCTGCTACGACGCCAAGACGGGCAAGGCGATGGGGTTGGGCGGCGAGTCGACCGCGTTGACGCACAATAACGATACATATCTGCTTGGCATGGGACCGTTCCGCAGCGGTTCAGTCCTGGATCAACGCGAGAAGGCCGTCGGTTTCAACGGTGTCGGCGGCAGCTTCATGAGCAGCCCCACCCACATCGCCCGAAGCCGTCCCGTCGACATGGTCGACCGCCCGATCGACAACACGTTCGAGGGCATCCCGCAAATCGCCGACCTGCCCGACGGCCTTTCGACGACACGCTAG
- a CDS encoding SDR family oxidoreductase → MVANLAGKIVAVTGGGTGIGAGIAKTLAEAGCRVTVGGRRLEPLEALSGSVTSQHPIRTHVIDVADPASIETFFADIRDNVGEVDILVNSAGINIQKRTMAEMIPDDWDRVMQINATGAYRCIKEVLPAMRARKDGLVINISSVAGKRAIALGGVVYCASKFAMTAMGTAISNEVRQEGVRVTNVYPGEVNTPILDNRPTPVSQEHKDSILQPEDIASVVLSICHLPPRANVPEVVIKPTTQEWV, encoded by the coding sequence ATCGTGGCGAATCTGGCTGGAAAAATTGTTGCGGTGACCGGTGGCGGCACCGGCATCGGCGCAGGCATCGCAAAGACGCTAGCCGAAGCCGGGTGCAGAGTCACCGTCGGTGGCCGACGACTCGAACCGCTCGAAGCTCTCTCGGGGTCGGTGACCAGCCAGCATCCGATTCGCACCCATGTGATCGACGTCGCCGATCCCGCCAGTATTGAGACGTTCTTCGCAGACATTCGCGACAACGTGGGCGAGGTTGACATCCTGGTCAACAGTGCGGGTATCAACATCCAAAAACGCACGATGGCTGAAATGATCCCCGACGATTGGGATCGTGTGATGCAAATCAATGCGACGGGTGCGTACCGCTGTATCAAAGAAGTCTTGCCAGCGATGCGAGCACGTAAAGACGGATTGGTGATCAACATCTCGTCGGTTGCCGGCAAGCGAGCGATCGCTTTGGGTGGCGTGGTTTACTGTGCTAGCAAGTTTGCAATGACAGCGATGGGCACGGCGATATCGAACGAAGTCCGCCAAGAAGGTGTTCGCGTCACCAACGTCTATCCCGGCGAAGTCAATACGCCAATCTTGGACAATCGGCCGACGCCGGTCAGCCAAGAACACAAGGACTCGATTTTGCAGCCCGAAGACATTGCATCGGTTGTCCTTTCGATCTGTCACCTTCCGCCACGAGCCAACGTACCCGAAGTCGTGATCAAACCAACGACGCAAGAGTGGGTTTGA
- a CDS encoding SMC-Scp complex subunit ScpB, with protein MVGDDDPDEDLGELSLDDLGAAYARAAAQHDPEAFAPVASDESESELPDDGDDIVDDVQAFDNAPVEDEVATPEMIIEGALFVGDPDGKPISEHRLASLMRDVTPEEVIQIIDHLNQSYRLHDQALRIVGDDQGYRMTLAPEVESVRRSFMGKVREAKLSQTAIEVLALVAYQPGVTLQTVQDQRGRESASLLNQLVRRQLLRVERVKGADGGRAEPHYYPTERFLYLFGLESIDDLPQVEEGLREG; from the coding sequence ATGGTCGGCGATGACGATCCAGACGAAGACCTCGGCGAACTTTCGCTTGACGATCTGGGGGCCGCCTACGCACGCGCCGCTGCGCAGCACGATCCCGAAGCGTTTGCGCCGGTGGCTAGCGACGAGTCTGAATCGGAACTTCCTGATGACGGGGACGACATCGTCGACGATGTCCAGGCATTCGACAATGCACCCGTCGAAGACGAAGTCGCCACGCCTGAAATGATCATCGAGGGCGCGTTGTTCGTCGGTGACCCCGATGGAAAACCGATCTCCGAGCATCGACTCGCGTCGCTGATGCGTGACGTCACGCCGGAAGAAGTCATCCAGATCATCGACCACCTCAATCAATCCTATCGGCTTCACGATCAAGCCCTACGCATCGTCGGCGATGACCAAGGTTATCGCATGACGTTGGCTCCTGAAGTCGAGAGTGTTCGTCGTTCGTTCATGGGCAAAGTTCGTGAAGCAAAGCTCAGCCAAACCGCCATCGAAGTCCTTGCGTTGGTCGCCTACCAACCCGGTGTCACGTTGCAAACGGTGCAAGACCAACGCGGGCGCGAGAGCGCATCGCTGTTGAATCAATTGGTGCGCCGGCAATTGCTTCGCGTAGAACGCGTCAAAGGGGCAGACGGCGGCCGCGCCGAACCCCACTATTATCCGACCGAACGGTTCTTGTATCTATTCGGTCTAGAATCGATCGACGATTTACCTCAGGTCGAGGAAGGATTACGAGAAGGATGA
- a CDS encoding HAD family hydrolase, whose protein sequence is MTNDTTNGSRSTVDGVALDMDGLLFDTERIYWDVGDAILMRRGHRFSHELQQRMMGRVGVAAMQQMIDLHHLDDAPDELLAESDELYGNRLADDITPMPGLEKWIAFLIETKTPFGLATSSRRRFVDIILATIDWRDEMQFVLTGDDVVNGKPHPEMYLKAAENLSIAPARMLVLEDSGNGCKAAVAAGAYTVAIPSEHTRGQSFDGAKLIAESLTDTRLWNLVR, encoded by the coding sequence ATGACAAACGACACGACCAACGGGTCGCGATCAACCGTCGACGGCGTCGCACTCGACATGGACGGGCTGCTTTTCGATACCGAGCGAATCTACTGGGACGTCGGTGACGCGATTTTGATGCGACGCGGACACCGGTTCAGCCACGAGCTTCAACAACGCATGATGGGGCGAGTCGGCGTTGCCGCGATGCAGCAGATGATCGACTTGCATCATTTGGACGATGCGCCCGACGAGCTACTCGCCGAGTCAGATGAACTGTATGGCAACCGTCTGGCCGACGACATCACGCCGATGCCGGGTCTAGAAAAATGGATCGCGTTCTTGATCGAGACGAAGACGCCGTTTGGTTTGGCGACAAGCAGCCGCCGCAGGTTCGTCGACATCATTCTGGCGACGATCGATTGGCGCGACGAGATGCAATTCGTCTTGACGGGCGACGATGTCGTCAACGGCAAACCGCATCCCGAAATGTACTTGAAGGCGGCCGAAAACCTTTCGATCGCTCCCGCACGCATGCTGGTTCTCGAAGACAGCGGTAACGGTTGCAAAGCCGCGGTCGCAGCGGGTGCTTACACGGTCGCCATTCCAAGCGAACACACACGCGGTCAATCGTTCGACGGGGCAAAGCTGATCGCCGAATCGTTGACCGATACGAGACTCTGGAACTTGGTCCGATAA
- a CDS encoding DUF1552 domain-containing protein, whose amino-acid sequence MTSNFSRRDFIVKLGVSAAAANFAFALPSLGWAASAARKKRVVFVFSPNGVIPDHFWPDEAGEHQDLKRILKPLDPFKSQLLTLEGIDNKINGDGDGHMRGIGCLLTGVELFPGDVQGGSDTPAGWSMGISIDQHLKNKLQADAASRTRFGSLEFGVMVPERADTWTRWSYAGPNQPVAPISDPYQMFDKLYGQSQNRAMLASVLDDLSEDFKQIEKMASVEDRRLLRQHVAMVRSVEKELKLELAHPSKEKEAGHAMPKLPPNIEEENDNMPQISRMQSDLLVSSFAADFARVATVQITNSVGNPRFRWMDINEGHHEISHEPDNNEKAYENLVRINTWYCEQIAFLAKRLQETPEPDGSGNLLDNTTIVWTNELGKGNSHTRNSIPFVMVGGGLGFKMGRAMKFDHVAHNRLLLSFAEAMGHPEKSFGNPEFCGDGALTGLNG is encoded by the coding sequence ATGACATCAAATTTCTCGCGACGCGATTTTATCGTGAAGCTCGGCGTCAGCGCCGCGGCGGCCAACTTCGCATTCGCGCTTCCGAGTTTGGGATGGGCGGCTTCGGCAGCTCGGAAGAAGCGGGTCGTTTTCGTGTTCAGCCCCAACGGCGTGATCCCGGATCACTTCTGGCCTGATGAAGCAGGCGAGCATCAAGACTTGAAACGCATTCTTAAGCCTTTGGATCCGTTCAAGAGTCAACTTCTGACGCTGGAAGGCATCGACAATAAGATCAACGGTGACGGCGACGGTCACATGCGTGGCATCGGTTGCTTGTTGACCGGTGTCGAGCTATTTCCCGGTGACGTTCAAGGCGGTTCGGATACGCCGGCCGGATGGTCGATGGGTATCTCGATTGACCAGCATTTGAAGAACAAGTTGCAAGCAGACGCCGCTTCACGAACGCGATTCGGTTCGCTCGAATTCGGGGTCATGGTTCCCGAGCGGGCGGATACGTGGACCCGATGGTCGTACGCGGGACCCAACCAACCGGTTGCGCCGATCAGTGATCCCTACCAAATGTTTGACAAGCTTTACGGGCAGTCGCAAAACCGGGCGATGTTGGCCAGTGTGTTGGACGACTTGAGCGAGGACTTCAAGCAGATCGAGAAAATGGCCAGCGTAGAAGATCGACGATTGCTGCGACAACACGTTGCAATGGTTCGATCGGTCGAGAAGGAATTGAAATTGGAACTGGCCCACCCGTCGAAGGAAAAAGAGGCCGGGCACGCGATGCCAAAGCTGCCGCCAAACATTGAGGAAGAGAACGATAACATGCCGCAAATTTCGCGGATGCAAAGTGATTTGTTGGTCAGCAGTTTCGCAGCTGACTTTGCCCGCGTCGCAACGGTCCAGATCACCAATAGCGTCGGTAATCCGCGTTTTCGATGGATGGACATCAACGAAGGTCACCACGAGATCTCGCACGAACCGGACAACAACGAAAAGGCGTACGAGAACCTGGTTCGGATCAATACCTGGTACTGTGAACAGATCGCATTCTTGGCCAAGCGATTGCAGGAAACACCTGAACCGGACGGGAGCGGAAACCTGCTCGACAACACCACGATCGTCTGGACCAACGAACTGGGCAAAGGCAATTCGCACACCCGCAACAGCATCCCATTCGTGATGGTTGGGGGCGGCTTGGGGTTCAAGATGGGCCGGGCGATGAAGTTCGACCATGTTGCTCACAACCGATTGTTGTTGAGCTTCGCCGAGGCGATGGGACATCCCGAAAAATCGTTCGGAAATCCGGAGTTCTGCGGCGACGGCGCGTTGACCGGATTGAACGGTTAA